Genomic DNA from Halobaculum sp. MBLA0147:
TCGTCTACGTCACCTCGCCACACAACCCGACTGGGACGGAACTCCCACGCGAGGAGCTGGTCGAGATCGTCGAGGCGGTCGACGACCACACCCTGGTGGCGGTCGACGAGGCGTACGGGGAGTACACGGACCGCCCGTCCGCCATCGAGTTGCTCGACGAGTACGACAACGTCGCCGTGACGCGGACGTTCTCGAAGGCGTACGGACTCGCCGGACTCCGGATCGGCTACGCGGTCGTCCCGGAGTCGTGGGCCGACGCCTACGCACGGATCAACACCCCGTTCGCGGCCAACGCCGTCGCGCTCGCGGCGGCACGCGCGGCCCTGGACGACGACGAGCACGTCACCACGTCCGTCGAGTCGGCGACGTGGGCCCGCGAGTACATGCACGAGCGGCTGGGCGTCCCGACGGTCGACGGCGCCGGGAACTTCCTGTTGGCACACGTCGGTGACGTGGACCCGAGCGGCGTGGCCGGCGTGGAGGCCGACGCCGCACCCGGCGAGGCGGTCGCGGAGGCCGCCAAGCGCCGCGGCGTGATCGTCCGGGACACGGGGTCGTTCGGTCTCCCGGAGTACGTCCGGATCTCCTGTGGCACGCGTGCGGAGACGCGGACGGCGGTCGCCGTCCTCGACGAGGTGTTCGCCGCGCTGGACGCGACGGCCTACGATCCCGCCGCCGCGGGGCCGATCGACGAGGCGGCGCGTGCGGACGCACTCGACCCGGCGGAGACGGGGTCGGGAGCGTCCGCGGAGGAGTCCTCGACCGAACCGGAGGCGGAACTGTGAGAGTCGCCGTCACCGGGACGCCGGGCGTCGGGAAGACGACCGCGACCGAGCGACTCGACGTGCCGGTCGTCCACCTCAACGACGCCGTCCGCGAGCACGACCTGACGACGGGCCACGACGAGGAGCGGGACTCGCGCGTCGTCGACCTGGACGCCGCCGCCGAGTTCGTCGCGGACCGCGAGTGCGACCTGCTCGACGGGACGGACGGGGACACGCTCGTCGTCGAGTCGCACCTCGCACACAGACTCGCTGTCGACCGGGTGGTCGTACTCCGGTGTCGCCCGGATCTGCTGGAGGAGCGGCTCCAGGACCGCGGAGAGAGCGAGGCGAGCGCTCGCGAGAACCGCGAGAGCGAGGCGCTGGACGTGGTGCTCGGCGAGGCGGTCGAGCGGCACGGCGCCGACGCCGTCTACGAGGTGGACGCGACGGATCACGACCCGAGCGAGACGGCGGCGGTGATCCGAGCCGTGATCGACGGCGACCGCGAGCCGTCGGCGGGCACCGTCGACTTCGTCGAGTACGTATGACGCTGGATCGCCTCCGCCCCGTGGCAGAGCGCGGGCTCGACCCGTTCGTCGTCGCCGCCGACCGCCTCGGGCTGTCGCCGGACGGGATCAGCGTCGTCGCGTTCGGCTGTGCCGTGGCCGCGGGTGTCGTCTTCGCCGTCGCGACGCCACTCGCGTACGTCGCCGGCAGTCTCCTCGTGTTCCTCAACGGGTGGCTCGACCTGGTGGACGGCGCCCTCGCCCGCGAGCAGGACGTCGCCTCCGCCGGTGGGGACCTGCTCGACCACGTACTCGACCGCTACGCGGACATCGCCGTGCTCGTCGGGTTGACGGCCGGCGTCGGTCGCTTCGGCGTCGGTTTCGCCGCCGTCACGGGCGTGTTGATGACCTCCTACCTCGGCACGCAGATCCAGGCGGTCGGGATCGGCCGCGACTACGGCGGGCTGCTCGGGCGCGCGGACCGGCTCGCACTCGTCGGCCTCGTCGGCGTCGTCGCCGCAGTCGTGCCCGGCGTCGCCGTCGGCGTCCCGCTGCTCGGTGTCCTCGGGCCGGTGACGCTGCTGC
This window encodes:
- a CDS encoding CDP-alcohol phosphatidyltransferase family protein gives rise to the protein MTLDRLRPVAERGLDPFVVAADRLGLSPDGISVVAFGCAVAAGVVFAVATPLAYVAGSLLVFLNGWLDLVDGALAREQDVASAGGDLLDHVLDRYADIAVLVGLTAGVGRFGVGFAAVTGVLMTSYLGTQIQAVGIGRDYGGLLGRADRLALVGLVGVVAAVVPGVAVGVPLLGVLGPVTLLLAVFAVVGHLTALQRFWGARRDLS
- the hisC gene encoding histidinol-phosphate transaminase yields the protein MDTRDLSAHSPYVPGRGVEEVARELGVEPDALVKLSSNENPHGPSPAAMEAAREAVGHAHVYPKAAHTDLTAALADRWDVTDEQVWVSPGADGALDYLSRATLEPGDRVLVPEPGFAYYPMSTRYHHGETTTYPLSADDDFAQDAATVLDAYDGERVVYVTSPHNPTGTELPREELVEIVEAVDDHTLVAVDEAYGEYTDRPSAIELLDEYDNVAVTRTFSKAYGLAGLRIGYAVVPESWADAYARINTPFAANAVALAAARAALDDDEHVTTSVESATWAREYMHERLGVPTVDGAGNFLLAHVGDVDPSGVAGVEADAAPGEAVAEAAKRRGVIVRDTGSFGLPEYVRISCGTRAETRTAVAVLDEVFAALDATAYDPAAAGPIDEAARADALDPAETGSGASAEESSTEPEAEL
- a CDS encoding adenylate kinase family protein, which encodes MRVAVTGTPGVGKTTATERLDVPVVHLNDAVREHDLTTGHDEERDSRVVDLDAAAEFVADRECDLLDGTDGDTLVVESHLAHRLAVDRVVVLRCRPDLLEERLQDRGESEASARENRESEALDVVLGEAVERHGADAVYEVDATDHDPSETAAVIRAVIDGDREPSAGTVDFVEYV